The proteins below are encoded in one region of Drosophila santomea strain STO CAGO 1482 chromosome 2R, Prin_Dsan_1.1, whole genome shotgun sequence:
- the LOC120445039 gene encoding protein panoramix, with protein sequence MDAPIKLEVKVENDVGCGVNEDEATPLRETTGETPPHAFASEVPMSGSGWNSDPEDGDIAHHSAPPTPGAHLQPPPDAIEPKTEPKLKIDAENAMLDGLLEDPFDIGSPPTLQNPADLKPNVSLESVEQSRTTDLIPSQFSKRDNLDDMDLFSLEAAKTLVPDEPQNGTPVEDLEAADLIAQKREILRKLEMADENRKVKNKKKKHKKDRSHRSNRDHEEHRKRNRSASSQDENKDERNRNERDHRGRYKYKKRKSSGNAELDYVPVRADEHSIRLVKFSNLMEQQTPQVQLNTGNLSKADKRGLAVARAELVLEQIQQMANKEEPSEFHMVDTICKLPVNESFRNQDCFENPSPICNNMNVVYKFNSTPGTRIDLAKWGLEAVPQATKRLLRLLGIDVVRLKELQSTVKPSQRILKLKKEQLEQGLAPTEENETATLYKNAATQTERRTAAHDAGTQVRLESRPNGAFWQNPNFDPMALTQQQSNVMLALQEIYKTLPSATVAVKLYKALEPALAIIKGR encoded by the coding sequence ATGGACGCTCCAATCAAGCTAGAGGTCAAAGTGGAGAACGACGTGGGTTGTGGTGTTAACGAGGATGAGGCTACTCCGTTGCGGGAGACTACAGGCGAGACTCCGCCGCATGCATTTGCCTCCGAAGTTCCTATGTCCGGATCAGGTTGGAACAGTGATCCCGAGGATGGTGACATTGCCCACCACTCGGCGCCTCCGACTCCGGGCGCACATTTACAGCCGCCCCCAGACGCCATCGAACCGAAAACGGAGCCGAAGCTTAAAATAGATGCCGAGAATGCGATGCTGGACGGCCTGCTGGAGGATCCATTCGATATTGGTTCCCCGCCGACCTTGCAAAACCCTGCCGATTTAAAGCCTAATGTGTCGTTGGAGTCCGTTGAGCAGAGCAGAACTACGGATTTAATTCCCAGCCAGTTTTCGAAGCGCGATAACTTGGACGACATGGATTTGTTCAGCCTTGAGGCCGCCAAGACGCTTGTACCAGACGAACCACAAAACGGTACGCCCGTAGAAGATCTGGAGGCAGCCGATCTCATTGCCCAGAAACGAGAGATTCTAAGGAAATTGGAGATGGCCGATGAAAACAGAAAGGtcaaaaataagaaaaagaaacacaaGAAGGATCGGTCCCATCGCTCAAACAGAGATCATGAGGAGCACAGGAAGCGAAATCGTAGTGCTAGTTCGCAGGACGAGAACAAAGATGAGAGGAACCGAAATGAACGCGATCATCGGGGCCGCTACAAGTATAAGAAACGAAAGAGTAGTGGCAATGCAGAATTGGATTACGTTCCAGTGCGGGCTGATGAACATAGCATCCGACTAGTTAAATTCTCCAATCTCATGGAGCAGCAGACACCGCAGGTTCAACTTAACACTGGAAATCTGTCCAAGGCAGACAAGCGTGGTCTGGCGGTCGCACGGGCGGAATTGGTGCTGGAACAGATCCAGCAGATGGCCAACAAAGAAGAGCCGTCCGAATTCCATATGGTGGACACCATTTGCAAGCTTCCTGTTAATGAGTCGTTTAGGAACCAGGATTGTTTCGAGAATCCTTCGCCAATTTGCAATAACATGAATGTGGTATACAAGTTCAATTCCACACCCGGAACCAGAATCGATTTGGCTAAATGGGGCCTGGAAGCAGTGCCTCAGGCGACTAAAAGGTTGCTGCGTCTACTGGGCATCGATGTGGTGCGCCTTAAGGAGCTCCAGAGCACAGTTAAGCCTTCGCAGCGCATCCTGAAGCTGAAAAAGGAGCAACTTGAGCAGGGTTTGGCGCCGACAGAGGAAAATGAAACGGCCACGCTGTACAAGAATGCAGCTACGCAAACGGAGCGCAGAACGGCTGCCCACGATGCTGGCACCCAAGTTCGTTTGGAGAGCCGGCCTAATGGCGCCTTTTGGCAGAATCCCAACTTCGACCCAATGGCTTTGACGCAGCAACAGTCAAACGTTATGTTAGCCCTACAGGAAATCTACAAAACCCTGCCTAGTGCCACCGTGGCCGTCAAGCTCTACAAGGCATTGGAACCTGCCCTGGCAATAATTAAGGGCCGTTAG
- the LOC120445010 gene encoding glycogen debranching enzyme isoform X1: MRYQLFRWLQGLIAAVDNEPLPLQIKSDEEAFGEKKKKLANLENAISPGKSESVAIKTVPSANANANAMGNAGSAEIVSNQIIRRREMSTMGKETESHSIPISEGQDAEHILYRLKRGSKLSVHPDASLLGRKIVLYTNYPAEGQKFVRTEYRVLGWQLSSGKQITSVMHPEAHVVDTDIRSQVELNISGTYHFYFRYLERPDTGCSGADGALYVQVEPTLHVGPPGAQKTIPLDSVRCQTVLAKLLGPLDTWEPKLRVAKEAGYNVIHFTPIQELGGSRSCYSLRDQLKVNSHFAPQKGGKISFEDVEKVIKKCRQEWGVASICDIVLNHTANESDWLLQHPDATYSCATCPYLRPAFLLDATFAQCGADIAEGSLEHVGVPAVIEQECHLEALKYQLHTSYLSKVNIHELYQCDVMKYVNEFMSQVRTREPPKNVANEYRFQEIQLIQDPQYRRLATTINFELALEIFNAFHGDCFDEESRFRKCAETLRRHLDALNDRVRCEVQEYINYAIDNVLAGVRYERVQGDGPRVKEISEKHSVFMVYFTHTGTQGKSLTEIEADMYTKAGEFFMAHNGWVMGYSDPLRDFAEEQPGRANVYLKRELISWGDSVKLRFGRRLEDSPYLWQHMTEYVQTTARIFDGVRLDNCHSTPLHVAEYLLDAARKINPELYVVAELFTNSDYTDNVFVNRLGITSLIREALSAWDSHEQGRLVYRYGGVPVGGFHANSSRHEATSVAHALFLDLTHDNPSPVEKRSVYDLLPSAALVSMACCATGSNRGYDELVPHHIHVVDEERTYQEWGKGVDSKSGIMGAKRALNLLHGQLAEEGFSQVYVDQMDPNVVAVTRHSPTTHQSVILVAHTAFGYPSPNAGPTGIRPLRFEGVLDEIILEASLTMQSDKPFDRPAPFNKDPDVINGFTQFKLSLQEHIPLAKSTVFQTQAYVDGGNTELNFVNLRPGTVVAIRVSMHPSPRASFDKLQKISNALRIGSGEEYSQLQAIVSKLDLVALSGALFSCDDEERDLGKGGTAYDIPNFGKIVYCGLQGFISLLTEISPKNDLGHPFCNNLRDGNWMMDYIADRLTSYEDLKPLSAWFKATFEPLKNIPRYLIPCYFDAIVSGVYNVLINQVNELMPDFIKNGHSFPQSLALSTLQFLSVCKSANLPGFSPALNPPKPPKQCVTLSAGLPHFSTGYMRCWGRDTFIALRGSMFLTGRYNEARFIILGFGETLRHGLIPNLLDSGSKPRFNCRDAIWWWMYCIKQYVEDAPKGVEILKDKVSRIFPYDDADAHAPGAFDQLLFDVMQEALQVHFQGLQYRERNAGYEIDAHMVDQGFNNQIGVHPETGFVFGGNNFNCGTWMDKMGSSQKAGNKGRPSTPRDGSAVELIGLQYAVLRFMQSLAEKEVIPYTGVERKGPSGEVTKWSYKEWADRIKNNFDKYFFVSESETCSVANKKLIYKDSYGATQSWTDYQLRCNFPITLTVAPDLCNPQNAWRALERAKKYLLGPLGMKTLDPEDWNYRANYDNSNDSTDCTVADGANYHQGPEWVWPIGFYLRARLIFAKKCGHLDETIAETWAILRAHLRELQTSHWRGLPELTNDNGSYCGDSCRTQAWSVAAILEVLYDLHSLGADVA; the protein is encoded by the exons ATGCGTTATCAGCTCTTTCGATGGCTGCAAGGCCTAATAGCGGCTGTTGATAACGAACCGCTACCGTTACAAATCAAAAGCGACGAGGAAGCGTTCGGtgaaaagaagaagaagttgGCGAATCTGGAGAATGCCATCTCGCCCGGAAAATCGGAATCAGTCGCGATTAAAACCGTTCCaagtgcaaatgcaaatgctaaTGCAATGGGCAATGCAGGCAGTGCCGAGATCgtatcaaatcaaatcatcCGCCGCCGTGAG ATGAGCACCATGGGCAAGGAGACGGAGTCGCACAGCATACCCATCAGCGAGGGTCAGGATGCGGAGCATATTCTGTACCGTCTGAAGCGGGGTTCCAAGCTGAGTGTTCACCCGGATGCCTCGCTGCTGGGCAGGAAGATCGTTTTGTACACCAACTATCCCGCTGAGGGACAGAAGTTTGTGCGCACGGAATATCGGGTACTGGGATGGCAGCTCAGCAGTGGCAAGCAGATCACATCTGTAATGCATCCGGAGGCCCATGTGGTGGATACGGACATTCGTAGTCAGGTGGAGTTGAACATATCCGGCACCTACCACTTTTACTTCCGCTATCTGGAAAG GCCCGACACTGGCTGCTCCGGAGCAGATGGAGCCCTATATGTGCAAGTGGAGCCCACGCTGCATGTTGGTCCGCCAGGCGCCCAGAAGACCATACCCCTGGACTCGGTGCGCTGCCAAACGGTGCTGGCCAAGCTCCTGGGACCACTGGACACCTGGGAGCCTAAGCTGCGCGTGGCCAAGGAGGCCGGTTACAATGTGATCCATTTCACTCCCATCCAGGAGTTGGGTGGCTCCCGATCCTGCTATTCGCTGCGCGACCAACTCAAGGTCAACTCCCATTTTGCACCCCAAAAGGGAGGTAAGATCAGCTTTGAGGATGTGGAGAAGGTCATCAAGAAGTGTCGCCAGGAATGGGGA GTGGCCTCCATCTGCGACATCGTGCTCAATCACACCGCCAACGAGTCCGATTGGCTACTACAGCATCCGGATGCCACCTACTCATGCGCCACCTGTCCCTACCTGCGTCCCGCCTTCCTGCTGGACGCCACATTCGCCCAGTGCGGAGCGGACATAGCCGAGGGCAGCCTGGAGCACGTAGGCGTACCTGCGGTCATCGAGCAGGAGTGCCATTTGGAAGCGTTAAAGTACCAGTTGCACACCTCCTACTTGTCCAAGGTCAATATACACGAGCTGTATCAGTGCGATGTGATGAAGTACGTGAACGAGTTCATGTCCCAGGTGCGAACTCGCGAGCCACCAAAGAATGTGGCCAACGAGTATCGATTCCAGGAAATCCAACTGATACAGGACCCGCAATATCGACGCTTGGCCACCACCATTAATTTCGAGCTGGCGCTGGAGATCTTTAATGCTTTTCATGGCGACTGCTTCGATGAGGAGTCACGCTTCCGCAAGTGCGCCGAAACCCTCCGCCGGCATCTTGATGCCCTCAACGATCGCGTGCGTTGCGAGGTTCAGGAATACATCAACTATGCCATTGACAATGTTTTGGCCGGAGTGCGCTACGAAAGAGTACAGGGCGATGGACCCAGAGTAAAGGAGATCTCCGAGAAGCACTCGGTCTTTATGGTCTACTTTACGCATACGGGCACCCAGGGAAAATCGCTCACTGAGATCGAGGCGGATATGTACACCAAGGCTGGAGAGTTCTTCATGGCCCACAATGGTTGGGTCATGGGCTACAGCGATCCTCTGAGGGACTTCGCTGAGGAGCAACCGGGACGTGCCAATGTCTACCTCAAGCGCGAGCTCATCTCATGGGGCGATAGCGTGAAGTTGCGCTTCGGCAGGCGACTGGAGGACAGTCCCTACCTGTGGCAACACATGACCGAGTATGTTCAGACGACGGCGCGCATCTTTGACGGTGTGCGTTTGGACAACTGCCACTCCACGCCATTGCACGTAGCCGAGTACCTTCTTGATGCAGCACGTAAGATCAACCCAGAGCTGTATGTGGTGGCGGAACTGTTCACCAATTCCGATTACACCGACAATGTCTTTGTGAACCGATTGGGTATCACCTCTTTGATCCGAGAAGCTCTTTCCGCTTGGGACTCCCACGAACAAGGCCGCCTAGTCTACCGGTATGGAGGAGTGCCTGTGGGTGGATTCCATGCTAACTCATCGCGCCACGAGGCCACCAGTGTGGCCCATGCCCTCTTCCTGGATCTTACCCACGATAACCCGTCTCCGGTGGAGAAGCGTTCCGTATATGATCTTCTACCATCGGCAGCACTGGTCTCCATGGCCTGCTGTGCCACAGGAAGTAATCGTGGATACGACGAGCTGGTTCCCCATCAT ATCCACGTCGTGGACGAGGAACGCACCTACCAAGAATGGGGCAAGGGAGTTGACTCGAAATCGGGAATTATGGGTGCCAAAAGAGCACTGAATTTGCTGCATGGCCAGCTCGCAGAGGAGGGATTTAGCCAAGTGTACGTAGACCAGATGGATCCCAACGTAGTTGCAGTTACTCGTCATTCGCCGACCACCCATCAGTCAGTTATTCTGGTGGCCCACACTGCCTTTGGCTATCCCTCTCCTAATGCCGGCCCCACCGGAATCCGCCCTCTGCGATTTGAGGGTGTGCTGGACGAGATCATCCTAGAGGCCAGTTTGACCATGCAGAGTGACAAGCCATTCGACCGTCCTGCTCCGTTCAACAAGGATCCAGATGTAATCAACGGCTTTACTCAGTTCAAGTTGAGTCTGCAGGAGCACATCCCTCTTGCCAAGTCGACGGTGTTCCAAACCCAGGCCTATGTGGATGGAGGCAACACGGAGCTCAACTTTGTCAATTTACGGCCCGGCACTGTGGTGGCTATCCGGGTATCCATGCATCCCAGTCCTCGTGCCAGTTTCGATAAGCTCCAGAAGATCTCGAATGCCCTGCGCATTGGTTCAGGCGAGGAGTATTCTCAGCTGCAGGCTATAGTCTCCAAGTTGGATCTGGTGGCACTAAGTGGTGCCCTGTTCAGCTGCGATGATGAGGAGAGGGATCTGGGCAAAGGTGGCACTGCCTACGACATTCCCAACTTTGGAAAGATCGTTTACTGCGGACTGCAAGGATTCATTTCCCTGTTGACGGAGATTTCGCCCAAAAACGACTTGGGACATCCGTTTTGTAACAATCTGCGCGATGGAAACTGGATGATGG ATTACATAGCTGATCGCCTCACTAGTTACGAAGACTTGAAGCCACTCTCCGCATGGTTTAAAGCCACCTTTGAGCCGCTAAAGAATATTCCACGCTACCTCATACCCTGCTACTTTGATGCCATCGTCAGTGGGGTTTACAATGTGCTCATCAACCAGGTCAACGAACTAATGCCAGA TTTCATTAAGAATGGCCATAGTTTCCCGCAGTCATTGGCCTTGTCCACGTTGCAGTTCCTCTCCGTTTGCAAGTCGGCCAATCTGCCAGGATTCAGTCCTGCTCTAAATCCACCCAAGCCGCCAAAGCAATGTGTGACTCTTTCTGCTGGTCTGCCGCATTTCTCAACGG GTTACATGCGGTGCTGGGGCCGTGATACCTTCATCGCTCTACGTGGCTCCATGTTCCTAACCGGCCGTTACAACGAAGCCCGGTTCATTATTCTTGGATTTGGAGAGACCCTTAGACACGGACTCATTCCGAATCTGTTGGACAGCGGCAGCAAACCGAGATTTAACTGCCGCGATGCCATCTGGTGGTGGATGTACTGCATCAAGCAATATGTGGAGGACGCACCCAAGGGTGTCGAAATTCTGAAGGACAAGGTTTCCCGCATCTTTCCGTACGACGATGCGGATGCCCATGCACCAGGAGCCTTCGACCAGCTTCTCTTTGACGTGATGCAGGAGGCACTGCAGGTGCATTTCCAGGGTTTGCAGTATAGGGAGCGCAATGCCGGCTATGAGATCGATGCGCACATGGTGGACCAGGGTTTCAACAATCAGATCGGAGTCCACCCGGAGACAGGCTTTGTGTTCGGAGGCAATAACTTCAACTGCGGCACTTGGATGGACAAAATGGGATCCTCGCAGAAGGCCGGAAACAAGGGACGACCAAGTACGCCGCGTGATGGATCCGCCGTGGAACTCATTGGCCTGCAGTACGCCGTACTCCGGTTCATGCAAAGCCTAGCCGAAAAGGAGGTTATCCCGTACACCGGCGTGGAACGAAAGGGACCATCGGGCGAAGTGACCAAGTGGAGCTACAAGGAGTGGGCGGATCGCATTAAGAATAACTTTGACAAGTATTTCTTTGTGTCCGAGTCAGAAACCTGCTCGGTGGCCAACAAGAAGCTCATCTACAAGGACAGCTATGGAGCCACACAGAGTTGGACGGACTACCAGCTGAGATGCAACTTCCCCATCACCTTGACCGTGGCCCCCGACCTGTGCAATCCTCAGAATGCCTGGCGCGCACTGGAGCGCGCCAAAAAGTATTTGCTGGGGCCGCTGGGCATGAAGACCCTGGATCCCGAGGACTGGAACTATAGGGCCAACTATGACAACTCTAATGACTCCACGGATTGCACTGTAGCCGATGGCGCCAACTACCACCAGGGACCGGAGTGGGTATGGCCCATCGGTTTCTACCTGCGTGCTCGTCTGATCTTCGCCAAAAAGTGTGGCCATCTGGACGAGACCATTGCAGAAACTTGGGCTATACTGCGGGCCCATCTCCGAGAGCTACAGACATCCCATTGGCGCGGACTGCCCGAATTGACCAACGATAATGGCTCCTACTGCGGAGACTCCTGTCGCACGCAGGCTTGGAGTGTTGCTGCCATTTTGGAGGTCCTATACGATCTGCACTCCTTGGGTGCGGATGTGGCCTAA
- the LOC120445010 gene encoding glycogen debranching enzyme isoform X2, which translates to MPLAMSTMGKETESHSIPISEGQDAEHILYRLKRGSKLSVHPDASLLGRKIVLYTNYPAEGQKFVRTEYRVLGWQLSSGKQITSVMHPEAHVVDTDIRSQVELNISGTYHFYFRYLERPDTGCSGADGALYVQVEPTLHVGPPGAQKTIPLDSVRCQTVLAKLLGPLDTWEPKLRVAKEAGYNVIHFTPIQELGGSRSCYSLRDQLKVNSHFAPQKGGKISFEDVEKVIKKCRQEWGVASICDIVLNHTANESDWLLQHPDATYSCATCPYLRPAFLLDATFAQCGADIAEGSLEHVGVPAVIEQECHLEALKYQLHTSYLSKVNIHELYQCDVMKYVNEFMSQVRTREPPKNVANEYRFQEIQLIQDPQYRRLATTINFELALEIFNAFHGDCFDEESRFRKCAETLRRHLDALNDRVRCEVQEYINYAIDNVLAGVRYERVQGDGPRVKEISEKHSVFMVYFTHTGTQGKSLTEIEADMYTKAGEFFMAHNGWVMGYSDPLRDFAEEQPGRANVYLKRELISWGDSVKLRFGRRLEDSPYLWQHMTEYVQTTARIFDGVRLDNCHSTPLHVAEYLLDAARKINPELYVVAELFTNSDYTDNVFVNRLGITSLIREALSAWDSHEQGRLVYRYGGVPVGGFHANSSRHEATSVAHALFLDLTHDNPSPVEKRSVYDLLPSAALVSMACCATGSNRGYDELVPHHIHVVDEERTYQEWGKGVDSKSGIMGAKRALNLLHGQLAEEGFSQVYVDQMDPNVVAVTRHSPTTHQSVILVAHTAFGYPSPNAGPTGIRPLRFEGVLDEIILEASLTMQSDKPFDRPAPFNKDPDVINGFTQFKLSLQEHIPLAKSTVFQTQAYVDGGNTELNFVNLRPGTVVAIRVSMHPSPRASFDKLQKISNALRIGSGEEYSQLQAIVSKLDLVALSGALFSCDDEERDLGKGGTAYDIPNFGKIVYCGLQGFISLLTEISPKNDLGHPFCNNLRDGNWMMDYIADRLTSYEDLKPLSAWFKATFEPLKNIPRYLIPCYFDAIVSGVYNVLINQVNELMPDFIKNGHSFPQSLALSTLQFLSVCKSANLPGFSPALNPPKPPKQCVTLSAGLPHFSTGYMRCWGRDTFIALRGSMFLTGRYNEARFIILGFGETLRHGLIPNLLDSGSKPRFNCRDAIWWWMYCIKQYVEDAPKGVEILKDKVSRIFPYDDADAHAPGAFDQLLFDVMQEALQVHFQGLQYRERNAGYEIDAHMVDQGFNNQIGVHPETGFVFGGNNFNCGTWMDKMGSSQKAGNKGRPSTPRDGSAVELIGLQYAVLRFMQSLAEKEVIPYTGVERKGPSGEVTKWSYKEWADRIKNNFDKYFFVSESETCSVANKKLIYKDSYGATQSWTDYQLRCNFPITLTVAPDLCNPQNAWRALERAKKYLLGPLGMKTLDPEDWNYRANYDNSNDSTDCTVADGANYHQGPEWVWPIGFYLRARLIFAKKCGHLDETIAETWAILRAHLRELQTSHWRGLPELTNDNGSYCGDSCRTQAWSVAAILEVLYDLHSLGADVA; encoded by the exons ATGCCTTTGGCT ATGAGCACCATGGGCAAGGAGACGGAGTCGCACAGCATACCCATCAGCGAGGGTCAGGATGCGGAGCATATTCTGTACCGTCTGAAGCGGGGTTCCAAGCTGAGTGTTCACCCGGATGCCTCGCTGCTGGGCAGGAAGATCGTTTTGTACACCAACTATCCCGCTGAGGGACAGAAGTTTGTGCGCACGGAATATCGGGTACTGGGATGGCAGCTCAGCAGTGGCAAGCAGATCACATCTGTAATGCATCCGGAGGCCCATGTGGTGGATACGGACATTCGTAGTCAGGTGGAGTTGAACATATCCGGCACCTACCACTTTTACTTCCGCTATCTGGAAAG GCCCGACACTGGCTGCTCCGGAGCAGATGGAGCCCTATATGTGCAAGTGGAGCCCACGCTGCATGTTGGTCCGCCAGGCGCCCAGAAGACCATACCCCTGGACTCGGTGCGCTGCCAAACGGTGCTGGCCAAGCTCCTGGGACCACTGGACACCTGGGAGCCTAAGCTGCGCGTGGCCAAGGAGGCCGGTTACAATGTGATCCATTTCACTCCCATCCAGGAGTTGGGTGGCTCCCGATCCTGCTATTCGCTGCGCGACCAACTCAAGGTCAACTCCCATTTTGCACCCCAAAAGGGAGGTAAGATCAGCTTTGAGGATGTGGAGAAGGTCATCAAGAAGTGTCGCCAGGAATGGGGA GTGGCCTCCATCTGCGACATCGTGCTCAATCACACCGCCAACGAGTCCGATTGGCTACTACAGCATCCGGATGCCACCTACTCATGCGCCACCTGTCCCTACCTGCGTCCCGCCTTCCTGCTGGACGCCACATTCGCCCAGTGCGGAGCGGACATAGCCGAGGGCAGCCTGGAGCACGTAGGCGTACCTGCGGTCATCGAGCAGGAGTGCCATTTGGAAGCGTTAAAGTACCAGTTGCACACCTCCTACTTGTCCAAGGTCAATATACACGAGCTGTATCAGTGCGATGTGATGAAGTACGTGAACGAGTTCATGTCCCAGGTGCGAACTCGCGAGCCACCAAAGAATGTGGCCAACGAGTATCGATTCCAGGAAATCCAACTGATACAGGACCCGCAATATCGACGCTTGGCCACCACCATTAATTTCGAGCTGGCGCTGGAGATCTTTAATGCTTTTCATGGCGACTGCTTCGATGAGGAGTCACGCTTCCGCAAGTGCGCCGAAACCCTCCGCCGGCATCTTGATGCCCTCAACGATCGCGTGCGTTGCGAGGTTCAGGAATACATCAACTATGCCATTGACAATGTTTTGGCCGGAGTGCGCTACGAAAGAGTACAGGGCGATGGACCCAGAGTAAAGGAGATCTCCGAGAAGCACTCGGTCTTTATGGTCTACTTTACGCATACGGGCACCCAGGGAAAATCGCTCACTGAGATCGAGGCGGATATGTACACCAAGGCTGGAGAGTTCTTCATGGCCCACAATGGTTGGGTCATGGGCTACAGCGATCCTCTGAGGGACTTCGCTGAGGAGCAACCGGGACGTGCCAATGTCTACCTCAAGCGCGAGCTCATCTCATGGGGCGATAGCGTGAAGTTGCGCTTCGGCAGGCGACTGGAGGACAGTCCCTACCTGTGGCAACACATGACCGAGTATGTTCAGACGACGGCGCGCATCTTTGACGGTGTGCGTTTGGACAACTGCCACTCCACGCCATTGCACGTAGCCGAGTACCTTCTTGATGCAGCACGTAAGATCAACCCAGAGCTGTATGTGGTGGCGGAACTGTTCACCAATTCCGATTACACCGACAATGTCTTTGTGAACCGATTGGGTATCACCTCTTTGATCCGAGAAGCTCTTTCCGCTTGGGACTCCCACGAACAAGGCCGCCTAGTCTACCGGTATGGAGGAGTGCCTGTGGGTGGATTCCATGCTAACTCATCGCGCCACGAGGCCACCAGTGTGGCCCATGCCCTCTTCCTGGATCTTACCCACGATAACCCGTCTCCGGTGGAGAAGCGTTCCGTATATGATCTTCTACCATCGGCAGCACTGGTCTCCATGGCCTGCTGTGCCACAGGAAGTAATCGTGGATACGACGAGCTGGTTCCCCATCAT ATCCACGTCGTGGACGAGGAACGCACCTACCAAGAATGGGGCAAGGGAGTTGACTCGAAATCGGGAATTATGGGTGCCAAAAGAGCACTGAATTTGCTGCATGGCCAGCTCGCAGAGGAGGGATTTAGCCAAGTGTACGTAGACCAGATGGATCCCAACGTAGTTGCAGTTACTCGTCATTCGCCGACCACCCATCAGTCAGTTATTCTGGTGGCCCACACTGCCTTTGGCTATCCCTCTCCTAATGCCGGCCCCACCGGAATCCGCCCTCTGCGATTTGAGGGTGTGCTGGACGAGATCATCCTAGAGGCCAGTTTGACCATGCAGAGTGACAAGCCATTCGACCGTCCTGCTCCGTTCAACAAGGATCCAGATGTAATCAACGGCTTTACTCAGTTCAAGTTGAGTCTGCAGGAGCACATCCCTCTTGCCAAGTCGACGGTGTTCCAAACCCAGGCCTATGTGGATGGAGGCAACACGGAGCTCAACTTTGTCAATTTACGGCCCGGCACTGTGGTGGCTATCCGGGTATCCATGCATCCCAGTCCTCGTGCCAGTTTCGATAAGCTCCAGAAGATCTCGAATGCCCTGCGCATTGGTTCAGGCGAGGAGTATTCTCAGCTGCAGGCTATAGTCTCCAAGTTGGATCTGGTGGCACTAAGTGGTGCCCTGTTCAGCTGCGATGATGAGGAGAGGGATCTGGGCAAAGGTGGCACTGCCTACGACATTCCCAACTTTGGAAAGATCGTTTACTGCGGACTGCAAGGATTCATTTCCCTGTTGACGGAGATTTCGCCCAAAAACGACTTGGGACATCCGTTTTGTAACAATCTGCGCGATGGAAACTGGATGATGG ATTACATAGCTGATCGCCTCACTAGTTACGAAGACTTGAAGCCACTCTCCGCATGGTTTAAAGCCACCTTTGAGCCGCTAAAGAATATTCCACGCTACCTCATACCCTGCTACTTTGATGCCATCGTCAGTGGGGTTTACAATGTGCTCATCAACCAGGTCAACGAACTAATGCCAGA TTTCATTAAGAATGGCCATAGTTTCCCGCAGTCATTGGCCTTGTCCACGTTGCAGTTCCTCTCCGTTTGCAAGTCGGCCAATCTGCCAGGATTCAGTCCTGCTCTAAATCCACCCAAGCCGCCAAAGCAATGTGTGACTCTTTCTGCTGGTCTGCCGCATTTCTCAACGG GTTACATGCGGTGCTGGGGCCGTGATACCTTCATCGCTCTACGTGGCTCCATGTTCCTAACCGGCCGTTACAACGAAGCCCGGTTCATTATTCTTGGATTTGGAGAGACCCTTAGACACGGACTCATTCCGAATCTGTTGGACAGCGGCAGCAAACCGAGATTTAACTGCCGCGATGCCATCTGGTGGTGGATGTACTGCATCAAGCAATATGTGGAGGACGCACCCAAGGGTGTCGAAATTCTGAAGGACAAGGTTTCCCGCATCTTTCCGTACGACGATGCGGATGCCCATGCACCAGGAGCCTTCGACCAGCTTCTCTTTGACGTGATGCAGGAGGCACTGCAGGTGCATTTCCAGGGTTTGCAGTATAGGGAGCGCAATGCCGGCTATGAGATCGATGCGCACATGGTGGACCAGGGTTTCAACAATCAGATCGGAGTCCACCCGGAGACAGGCTTTGTGTTCGGAGGCAATAACTTCAACTGCGGCACTTGGATGGACAAAATGGGATCCTCGCAGAAGGCCGGAAACAAGGGACGACCAAGTACGCCGCGTGATGGATCCGCCGTGGAACTCATTGGCCTGCAGTACGCCGTACTCCGGTTCATGCAAAGCCTAGCCGAAAAGGAGGTTATCCCGTACACCGGCGTGGAACGAAAGGGACCATCGGGCGAAGTGACCAAGTGGAGCTACAAGGAGTGGGCGGATCGCATTAAGAATAACTTTGACAAGTATTTCTTTGTGTCCGAGTCAGAAACCTGCTCGGTGGCCAACAAGAAGCTCATCTACAAGGACAGCTATGGAGCCACACAGAGTTGGACGGACTACCAGCTGAGATGCAACTTCCCCATCACCTTGACCGTGGCCCCCGACCTGTGCAATCCTCAGAATGCCTGGCGCGCACTGGAGCGCGCCAAAAAGTATTTGCTGGGGCCGCTGGGCATGAAGACCCTGGATCCCGAGGACTGGAACTATAGGGCCAACTATGACAACTCTAATGACTCCACGGATTGCACTGTAGCCGATGGCGCCAACTACCACCAGGGACCGGAGTGGGTATGGCCCATCGGTTTCTACCTGCGTGCTCGTCTGATCTTCGCCAAAAAGTGTGGCCATCTGGACGAGACCATTGCAGAAACTTGGGCTATACTGCGGGCCCATCTCCGAGAGCTACAGACATCCCATTGGCGCGGACTGCCCGAATTGACCAACGATAATGGCTCCTACTGCGGAGACTCCTGTCGCACGCAGGCTTGGAGTGTTGCTGCCATTTTGGAGGTCCTATACGATCTGCACTCCTTGGGTGCGGATGTGGCCTAA